A section of the Ignavibacteriales bacterium genome encodes:
- a CDS encoding Nramp family divalent metal transporter, whose translation MKKTSFLDYLKFIGPGIAVAATGVGAGDLISASVAGAQYGTVILWAVILGAIFKYVLNEGIARWQLSTGSTILEGWVSKLPKIVSIYFITYLCIWSFVVAGALISACGIAANAIFPEFSIQVWGIIHSLFGAIVVYYGRYSVFEKLMKIFIAVMFITFIYCAVLVIPHTGLTLSNFIPSIPQGSGKFILSILGGVGGSVTLLSYGYWIRERGLRTKEDMNKSKFDLAVAYFFTGLFGIAVLIIATGITPKILQGSQIILEMSVILEALLGTMGKWIFLIGFWGAVFTSLLGVWQGVPYIFSDFIVTFNKHNAKKDEDKNQKKQGEFYYNIFLIFLAVPPLLLLLFNRPGWIIIIYTITGSFFMPFLAITLLIMNNKKNWVGNFKNSIIINILLLICLLLFVYISADEIIDLF comes from the coding sequence TTGAAAAAAACTTCCTTTTTAGACTATTTAAAATTCATCGGACCCGGTATTGCGGTTGCCGCGACAGGAGTAGGGGCAGGCGATCTAATATCCGCATCGGTTGCGGGAGCTCAATATGGTACAGTAATACTATGGGCAGTGATATTGGGAGCGATATTTAAGTATGTCCTTAATGAAGGCATTGCAAGGTGGCAATTATCCACGGGAAGTACTATCCTTGAAGGCTGGGTATCTAAGCTACCAAAAATCGTATCAATTTATTTTATAACGTACCTATGCATATGGTCGTTTGTAGTTGCAGGAGCATTGATATCAGCTTGCGGTATAGCGGCAAACGCAATATTCCCTGAATTCTCAATACAGGTATGGGGCATAATTCATTCATTATTTGGCGCAATAGTTGTGTACTACGGCAGGTATAGTGTATTCGAGAAACTAATGAAAATATTCATCGCAGTAATGTTCATAACGTTCATCTATTGTGCTGTATTAGTCATACCTCATACGGGTCTAACACTAAGCAATTTTATTCCATCAATACCGCAGGGAAGCGGGAAATTTATTCTAAGTATTTTAGGCGGTGTAGGCGGAAGTGTTACATTACTAAGTTACGGCTACTGGATAAGAGAAAGAGGTCTTAGAACAAAAGAAGACATGAACAAATCAAAGTTTGACCTCGCTGTAGCATATTTCTTTACCGGGCTGTTCGGTATTGCCGTACTCATAATAGCAACAGGAATTACTCCAAAGATATTACAAGGAAGTCAGATAATTCTAGAAATGTCTGTAATACTAGAAGCGTTATTAGGAACCATGGGTAAATGGATATTTCTTATCGGATTTTGGGGAGCGGTATTTACATCGCTTCTTGGAGTATGGCAGGGTGTCCCGTATATCTTTTCCGATTTTATAGTTACATTTAACAAGCATAATGCGAAGAAGGATGAGGATAAGAATCAAAAGAAACAGGGCGAATTTTACTATAATATTTTTCTAATCTTCCTTGCAGTGCCTCCCTTATTGTTATTGTTGTTTAACAGACCCGGCTGGATAATCATCATTTATACTATTACAGGATCGTTCTTTATGCCATTTCTTGCAATCACTTTACTCATCATGAACAATAAGAAAAACTGGGTTGGTAATTTTAAAAATAGTATAATAATCAACATTCTTTTATTGATATGCCTTTTACTTTTTGTTTATATCTCAGCAGATGAAATAATTGATTTATTTTAG
- a CDS encoding thioredoxin domain-containing protein, with protein MTQKQRAKDKSTIIIILLVVLLPIILFFANSDSISLFDNKKPNRLVNEKSPYLLQHAYNPVDWYPWGEEALNKAKEENKPIFLSVGYSTCYWCHVMEKEVFENDSIANLMNEYFINIKVDREERPDIDRIYMTALTAMGAEGGWPMSMFLTPDLKPFYGATYIPPFSSDKGMGFTELIDQIHTSWVNNPKQITSAGNKFAELLKESSKHEMEKSPLKKEIFDLAFSNFVESYDNENGGFGESAKFPLPYSYEFLLMYGDRFENSEADNIVLSTLRKMINGGIYDHLGGGIHRYSVDKYWRVPHFEKMLYDQAGVSSLLINAYLSTGDSIYRKPAEKTLDYVLEKLTSEEGGFYSAEDAIGASVEGTIGEGAYYLWTKKEIDDILGSNADLVEFYFGVSQQGNVPPASDPLGEMKGKNVLYIANSLNQTAQKFKKSEQETEKIIDDAITKLYSARNKRPRLYRDDKIILAWNGLMISSFSKGYSAFGSPKYLDAAKKSADFILANLYDENTHTLKRRYMDKETKYEGNLADYSSFIQGLLDLYEASFDQKYLKTANDLALSMISIFYDNEHGGFYDISGNDKSLLVRTKDEFDGAEPSGNSIAILDILRLAQYTDNKDFTEKGKKSLDYFSGFMSQNPNSMANMLRALSFYLYKPKQIIITGDPSSQETQSLINTVNKRFIPDKIFIVASKVDDNSLIPYLSSIVTDKTKPMAYVCENYTCKLPVNNSVQLEKLLDE; from the coding sequence ATGACCCAAAAACAACGAGCTAAGGATAAGTCAACGATTATTATTATATTATTGGTCGTTCTTTTGCCTATAATCTTATTTTTTGCCAATAGTGATTCAATTTCATTATTCGATAATAAAAAGCCCAACCGACTTGTAAACGAGAAAAGCCCTTATCTCTTGCAACATGCATATAACCCGGTGGACTGGTATCCCTGGGGGGAAGAAGCCTTAAATAAAGCAAAGGAAGAAAATAAGCCCATATTTTTATCGGTTGGTTATTCAACATGCTATTGGTGTCATGTAATGGAAAAAGAAGTTTTTGAGAATGACTCGATTGCAAATTTAATGAATGAGTATTTTATTAACATTAAAGTTGATAGGGAAGAAAGACCCGATATAGATCGTATTTATATGACAGCCTTAACTGCAATGGGTGCAGAAGGTGGCTGGCCAATGTCAATGTTCCTTACTCCCGATTTGAAGCCTTTCTATGGAGCAACATACATTCCTCCTTTTTCTTCCGACAAAGGGATGGGCTTTACTGAACTCATAGACCAGATCCACACATCATGGGTCAATAATCCAAAACAGATAACATCCGCAGGTAATAAATTTGCTGAGTTACTAAAGGAAAGTTCTAAACACGAAATGGAAAAGTCTCCCTTGAAAAAGGAGATTTTCGATCTGGCTTTTTCAAATTTTGTTGAGTCTTATGACAATGAGAATGGTGGTTTCGGTGAAAGTGCGAAATTTCCCTTACCTTATTCGTATGAATTCTTACTAATGTACGGAGATAGATTCGAGAATAGCGAAGCGGATAATATTGTATTGAGCACACTCCGGAAAATGATAAACGGCGGCATATATGATCATCTTGGCGGCGGTATCCATAGATATTCTGTTGATAAATATTGGCGTGTACCTCACTTCGAAAAGATGCTTTATGACCAGGCGGGAGTTTCTTCTTTACTGATCAATGCTTACCTCTCGACAGGTGATAGCATATACAGAAAACCGGCTGAAAAAACCCTCGATTATGTTCTTGAGAAACTGACTTCGGAAGAAGGGGGATTTTATTCGGCAGAAGATGCTATTGGGGCTTCGGTAGAAGGTACTATTGGAGAAGGTGCGTATTATCTGTGGACAAAAAAAGAAATCGATGATATACTTGGAAGTAACGCAGACCTTGTAGAATTCTATTTCGGCGTATCTCAACAGGGAAATGTGCCTCCGGCTTCCGACCCACTCGGCGAAATGAAGGGCAAAAATGTTTTGTATATAGCTAATTCACTAAATCAAACAGCCCAGAAATTTAAAAAATCCGAACAGGAAACGGAAAAAATAATTGACGACGCAATAACGAAACTCTATTCAGCAAGAAACAAACGTCCAAGGCTTTACAGAGATGATAAGATCATACTTGCATGGAATGGGCTTATGATCTCGTCTTTCAGCAAGGGGTACTCCGCATTTGGTAGCCCCAAATACCTGGATGCCGCTAAAAAGTCAGCTGACTTTATCTTAGCAAATCTTTACGACGAAAACACTCATACCTTGAAGCGCAGATACATGGATAAAGAAACGAAATACGAGGGTAATCTTGCCGATTATTCTTCTTTTATCCAGGGCTTGCTGGATCTGTACGAAGCGTCATTCGATCAAAAGTATCTCAAAACAGCAAATGATCTGGCACTCTCAATGATAAGCATATTTTATGATAATGAGCATGGAGGGTTTTATGATATTTCAGGGAATGATAAGTCATTATTAGTAAGAACGAAGGATGAATTTGACGGAGCAGAGCCCTCTGGGAACTCAATAGCTATACTGGATATTTTGAGGCTTGCCCAATATACTGACAATAAAGATTTTACTGAAAAAGGGAAGAAATCACTCGACTATTTTTCCGGTTTTATGTCGCAAAATCCCAACAGTATGGCTAATATGCTGAGAGCATTATCATTTTATCTATATAAACCTAAACAGATCATCATAACAGGTGATCCGTCCTCCCAGGAAACACAATCACTTATAAACACTGTAAATAAAAGATTTATTCCTGATAAAATATTTATAGTTGCCTCAAAAGTTGATGATAATTCGTTAATTCCATACCTCTCCTCAATAGTGACTGACAAAACTAAGCCAATGGCTTATGTCTGCGAGAATTATACATGTAAACTTCCTGTAAATAATTCCGTACAACTAGAGAAACTTTTAGACGAATAA
- a CDS encoding DUF1579 family protein, with product MKSFYIIMFAIFPIFASAQDNSQTTPCSSPESAQMDFWVGEWNASWQDNEGNTKTGTNTISKILGGCALQENFSTSDGSFVGKSFSVYNTRKGYWEQTWVDNSGAFLSFTGGPSGDKVILSREVNTKDGRHIMQRMIFSDIKPDAFTWDWESSTDDGTTWNLNWRINYTRKN from the coding sequence ATGAAATCATTTTACATTATTATGTTCGCAATATTTCCGATTTTTGCGTCTGCTCAGGACAATTCACAGACAACACCTTGCTCGTCACCGGAATCTGCACAGATGGATTTCTGGGTAGGGGAATGGAATGCTTCCTGGCAAGACAATGAAGGTAATACAAAAACCGGTACAAACACTATTAGTAAGATTCTGGGTGGCTGTGCCCTGCAAGAGAATTTTTCGACTTCGGATGGTTCTTTTGTCGGGAAAAGCTTTTCTGTGTATAATACCAGAAAAGGATATTGGGAGCAAACATGGGTTGATAATTCCGGTGCATTCTTGTCTTTTACGGGTGGACCAAGCGGTGATAAAGTGATACTTTCCCGTGAAGTTAATACAAAAGACGGAAGACATATAATGCAGAGAATGATATTTTCTGACATTAAACCGGATGCCTTTACATGGGATTGGGAATCATCGACCGATGATGGTACGACGTGGAATCTGAATTGGAGAATTAATTATACACGAAAAAACTAA
- a CDS encoding dienelactone hydrolase family protein has product MKKLIIFVIMLVTTQVFAQNKTCCDIEATEKFSKLGNEAGFKEKHPDPITFIYKDMKGKMITYDTDDGKTANAYYIESPNPSNKWLMVFHEWYGLNDYIKQESDLLQGSLGDVNVIALDLYDGNVATNSDEASKYMQNLDQLRAIDIIEGAIKYAGENAQFGTIGWCFGGGWSLNATLIAGKQADACVMYYGMPSDDIEKLKTLNCPVLGIFAEQDGHITVEIVEKFKENMKAADKELTVYMYDAAHAFANPSNPKYNAEAREDAMSKTIAFLKENLMK; this is encoded by the coding sequence ATGAAAAAACTGATAATATTCGTAATTATGTTAGTAACTACGCAAGTCTTTGCGCAAAATAAAACGTGCTGTGATATTGAGGCGACAGAAAAATTTTCCAAATTAGGAAATGAAGCAGGTTTTAAGGAGAAACATCCCGATCCAATAACTTTTATCTATAAAGACATGAAGGGTAAAATGATAACCTATGATACGGATGACGGCAAAACGGCAAACGCCTATTACATCGAATCGCCTAACCCATCGAATAAATGGCTGATGGTCTTCCATGAATGGTACGGATTGAACGATTATATAAAACAGGAATCTGATCTGTTGCAGGGAAGTTTAGGCGACGTTAATGTAATTGCATTGGATCTTTATGACGGCAACGTTGCAACAAACAGCGACGAAGCATCGAAATATATGCAGAACCTGGATCAACTAAGAGCAATAGATATAATCGAAGGAGCTATTAAGTATGCAGGTGAAAATGCTCAATTTGGGACTATAGGCTGGTGTTTCGGTGGTGGATGGTCGCTAAATGCTACATTGATAGCCGGGAAACAGGCTGATGCATGTGTTATGTATTATGGAATGCCATCGGATGATATAGAAAAGCTGAAAACACTCAACTGCCCGGTTTTAGGCATTTTTGCGGAACAAGACGGACATATTACAGTTGAAATAGTAGAGAAATTTAAGGAGAATATGAAAGCCGCAGATAAAGAACTTACAGTCTATATGTATGATGCGGCGCACGCATTTGCAAACCCAAGCAATCCGAAATATAATGCGGAAGCGAGGGAGGATGCGATGTCAAAAACCATAGCTTTCCTTAAAGAAAATTTAATGAAGTAA
- a CDS encoding DUF4476 domain-containing protein has product MKQFLFLLFVLIFAQNARSASYYSSLYVELDRDKYYEVTLDDDSKRGYGNIEFTHVSAGTYRLTITELRTNSQNYSIHRKTLYNKSIRFEDGCQVYAYLDSWDKIYLEYRNCDDYKKKKKHHRDYLSNKEFREALDIIKNQSFESGKEAVAKQIISDYDITVDQLIDILNEMSFESTKLELAKYGYDNMDDVRSFYKVYNVFSFSSSVDELSDYINSHKKHSSDW; this is encoded by the coding sequence ATGAAACAATTCCTATTCTTACTTTTTGTACTCATATTTGCTCAAAACGCCAGGTCTGCTTCGTATTATTCATCGCTCTATGTAGAACTCGACAGGGATAAATACTACGAAGTAACATTAGACGATGACAGCAAAAGAGGGTATGGTAACATCGAATTCACTCATGTCTCTGCCGGCACATATCGATTAACTATCACAGAGTTACGAACAAATTCTCAAAATTATAGTATTCACCGAAAAACATTATATAATAAATCTATCCGTTTCGAAGATGGATGTCAGGTATATGCCTACCTCGATTCCTGGGATAAGATATATCTGGAATATAGAAACTGTGATGATTACAAAAAAAAGAAAAAGCATCATAGAGATTATCTTTCAAATAAAGAATTCCGGGAAGCGCTCGATATAATAAAAAACCAAAGCTTCGAGTCCGGCAAGGAAGCCGTAGCAAAGCAAATAATTTCAGATTACGATATAACTGTAGATCAATTGATCGACATACTTAATGAAATGTCATTCGAGTCAACAAAGCTGGAATTGGCAAAATACGGCTACGACAATATGGACGATGTAAGGAGTTTTTACAAGGTCTATAACGTATTCAGTTTCTCAAGCAGTGTAGACGAACTATCTGACTATATTAATTCACATAAGAAACACAGTTCGGATTGGTAG
- a CDS encoding helix-turn-helix transcriptional regulator translates to MSEVRVINQFPDWYAPDFRISEWNRNFVDSNVILNSDVYEAIYPEHWGPLSLKFAFNGCEFYESDNCRYRVTDGYFLLFNHNQYYSSYLSSNKAVRSFTINFARDFKEKKIADLVVSDDQLLDDPLYEPIKNMNFFSGLYRFNGEILKEIVELKSYLDGLNYNTLFINQKLSSILEQMYYLNCNVALDVKKIKAERPSTKIETYRRICKAKDYIESNFMNEVTLDRLASVACMNPFHLLRKFKQFYNETPHRYLTKVRMNEAKILLAQRDTSVTEVCFEVGYEDISSFSKLFKRFTGLSPDNFRSLS, encoded by the coding sequence ATGTCGGAAGTAAGAGTGATAAATCAATTCCCGGACTGGTACGCTCCGGATTTTAGAATTTCAGAATGGAATCGGAATTTTGTCGATTCCAATGTAATCCTTAATTCGGATGTGTATGAAGCCATTTACCCTGAACATTGGGGACCTCTTTCTTTGAAGTTTGCTTTTAATGGATGCGAGTTTTATGAATCGGATAACTGCCGTTATAGGGTAACAGACGGGTATTTCCTTCTTTTCAACCATAATCAATATTACAGCAGTTATCTAAGCTCAAATAAAGCCGTCAGGTCATTTACAATAAATTTCGCCAGAGATTTTAAAGAAAAGAAGATCGCTGACCTGGTTGTAAGCGATGATCAGCTTCTTGATGACCCGCTTTACGAACCTATTAAAAATATGAACTTCTTTTCAGGATTATATAGATTTAATGGCGAGATCCTCAAAGAGATAGTTGAGCTTAAGAGTTATCTCGATGGTTTAAATTACAACACGCTTTTTATAAATCAGAAACTATCAAGTATCCTTGAGCAGATGTATTATCTTAATTGTAATGTGGCACTTGATGTAAAGAAGATAAAGGCTGAAAGACCATCAACCAAAATAGAGACTTATAGGCGGATTTGTAAAGCTAAAGATTATATAGAATCTAACTTTATGAATGAGGTAACTCTAGATAGGTTAGCTAGTGTTGCATGTATGAACCCTTTCCATCTACTGAGGAAATTCAAACAATTTTATAATGAAACTCCCCATCGGTATCTCACAAAAGTACGAATGAATGAAGCAAAGATTTTATTAGCTCAAAGGGATACCTCTGTTACAGAAGTTTGTTTCGAAGTTGGTTATGAAGATATCAGTTCATTTAGTAAGCTGTTCAAAAGATTTACCGGACTTTCACCGGACAATTTTAGAAGCTTATCTTAG
- a CDS encoding alpha/beta hydrolase, which translates to MIRKTLIISLLLILYSGFNFAGTIKGSMKVDGKKRTYMLYLPKGYYIGDKKLPLLIAIHGRLGTGKQMMTTTGFNDIADREDFIVVYPDGLDRSWADGRGETPSDKNGINDVKFISKLIDKIVGKYRVDTSRIYVMGHSNGGAMTNRLGFDISERLAGIAPVGANVSAEMVKNFSSKRHIPVLFINGTADEYIPFEGGNGKSTDYNYPPVMDIFNKWKEFNGCNDEITIDTIDKKDDGTKAVVINYTDCSNAPVKMIKIIDAGHSYPGGRSQLPEWVLGKFTEEINASEEIWKFFKQSNNDK; encoded by the coding sequence ATGATTAGAAAAACTCTTATCATATCACTTCTATTAATTCTTTATTCCGGATTTAACTTTGCTGGCACTATAAAAGGTTCTATGAAAGTTGACGGCAAGAAGAGGACATACATGCTATATTTACCAAAAGGCTATTATATAGGTGACAAAAAACTTCCGCTTTTAATAGCAATTCATGGAAGGCTCGGTACCGGCAAGCAGATGATGACTACAACAGGATTTAATGATATTGCCGACAGGGAGGATTTTATTGTAGTTTATCCTGACGGACTGGATAGGAGCTGGGCTGATGGAAGAGGGGAGACACCTTCCGATAAAAACGGCATTAATGATGTTAAGTTCATTTCAAAGCTTATCGATAAGATCGTTGGGAAGTACAGGGTGGATACTTCACGTATATATGTAATGGGACATTCAAACGGTGGTGCAATGACAAACCGCCTTGGTTTTGATATCTCGGAAAGGTTAGCCGGGATAGCTCCCGTCGGGGCAAATGTTTCTGCCGAAATGGTAAAGAATTTTTCATCTAAAAGGCACATTCCGGTTCTTTTTATAAACGGAACTGCTGATGAATATATTCCCTTCGAAGGCGGAAATGGAAAATCGACTGATTATAACTATCCTCCTGTGATGGATATCTTTAACAAATGGAAGGAATTCAATGGATGTAACGATGAAATAACTATAGATACTATCGACAAAAAGGATGACGGTACAAAAGCCGTCGTTATAAATTATACAGATTGTTCGAATGCTCCTGTCAAAATGATCAAGATTATTGATGCAGGTCACTCATACCCTGGAGGAAGATCACAACTTCCCGAGTGGGTTCTCGGAAAATTTACTGAAGAGATTAACGCCTCGGAAGAAATATGGAAATTTTTTAAACAATCCAATAATGATAAATGA
- a CDS encoding GNAT family N-acetyltransferase, with translation MVLARLSKQNIEGYNLLLIREITKEDRENITSLLHEHWGSPRIISKGIVYEADMLDGLIILEGDTICGFLTYFINSDGMEIITFNSLVENTGIGTALLYEIMKKAVELDVKKISLITTNDNLNALRFYQKNGFRITSYYKGAIKNSRKLKPSIPLVGNYGIPIEDEIELEYNV, from the coding sequence TTGGTATTGGCCAGACTATCAAAGCAAAACATAGAAGGGTATAACCTCTTGCTTATTCGTGAAATTACAAAAGAGGATAGAGAAAACATAACTTCTCTCTTACACGAGCACTGGGGTTCACCAAGGATTATTTCGAAAGGCATAGTTTATGAAGCGGATATGCTTGACGGTCTTATTATTTTGGAAGGGGATACTATATGCGGATTTTTAACCTATTTTATAAATTCCGATGGAATGGAGATCATTACGTTTAATAGTTTGGTTGAGAATACCGGGATAGGTACTGCTTTATTATATGAGATAATGAAAAAAGCAGTCGAGCTTGATGTTAAAAAGATCTCGTTAATTACAACGAATGATAACCTAAATGCCCTGCGGTTCTATCAAAAGAACGGGTTTAGAATTACCTCATATTACAAAGGTGCAATAAAAAATTCCCGTAAATTAAAGCCGTCAATCCCCTTAGTAGGAAATTACGGCATACCTATCGAAGATGAGATCGAATTGGAGTATAATGTGTAG
- a CDS encoding DUF4870 domain-containing protein, protein MAEKANPYPTNDERVFAMLSHFSLFMGTLPGILLPLIFWAIKKDDSKFVRFHSLQAIFFHIVYIAALMLLVFILFIVIMIMGTSASLTSMDNSGPNAGLSILMIILMVIFYGGMIVIILGAIGYGIYMGVKSYQGELVMYPIIGKKVYEKVYGGTVIPQ, encoded by the coding sequence ATGGCAGAAAAAGCTAATCCATATCCAACTAATGACGAGAGAGTATTCGCTATGCTCTCGCATTTTTCTTTGTTTATGGGAACATTGCCAGGGATACTCCTTCCTTTGATATTCTGGGCGATAAAAAAAGATGATTCAAAATTTGTAAGATTCCATTCATTGCAGGCAATATTTTTTCACATTGTCTACATAGCTGCATTAATGCTCCTGGTTTTTATCCTATTTATAGTGATAATGATAATGGGAACCAGCGCATCATTAACAAGTATGGATAATTCCGGTCCTAATGCAGGTTTATCTATTTTAATGATAATTTTGATGGTAATATTTTACGGAGGAATGATCGTAATAATATTAGGTGCAATTGGCTACGGTATATACATGGGAGTAAAGTCATACCAGGGAGAACTGGTAATGTATCCTATAATCGGAAAGAAGGTTTACGAGAAAGTATATGGAGGAACAGTTATTCCACAATAA
- a CDS encoding VCBS repeat-containing protein, whose protein sequence is MNTLNYTFKALLTTLLILFVSDSYSQQFTKVTDASNPIVTAPGAAGGTYVGASWIDYNGDGRLDLFWDRNTSIYQGLPGNVFVDITNIITSQGSAYGNTWADYDNDGDLDCFISGAFSTGSFLYRNDGGIFTKITSDSIGNPLFNKAWGCAWGDYNNDGYVDLVLAAAYQFGGILNPNRLYLNNGDGTFTFIDTTQITDSLDAFTVPTWNDYDLDGDIDLFIGSGPANGIGARDYIFHNYLKETGTAYFSRIDTGSMGTDIVDGQVWNWIDYDNDGDLDGFLTNYSNNINNKLYRNEGNYYFKSMTQAEVGTIVSDAGAYLSNIWQDFDNDGDLDCIVTRDNGQRCYYYNNNNDGTFTRVDTNAITTSTGNNFGATAGDYDKDGDMDVFVIGPNTTKGLFRNDNSNGNNWVSVTCKGVGGANGSNTSAIGTIVRLKATINGTPIWQIRQVLAQNSFNCQNAFDAHFGLGNATVIDSIEIRWTRGIVDVYTNVPINSFYNAIEGQSLDPVSVHSISSSIPESFNLYQNYPNPFNPSTNIKFDIKSAGLVTIKIYDMLGREVVQLVNDILQPGVKQVDWDGKDKNGVVVSSGVYFYKMTANGFTDSKRMVLVK, encoded by the coding sequence ATGAACACCCTTAATTACACTTTTAAAGCTTTACTTACAACACTTCTTATTCTTTTTGTCTCAGATTCTTATTCACAACAATTTACTAAAGTAACCGATGCATCGAATCCAATAGTGACAGCTCCGGGCGCAGCCGGAGGAACTTATGTCGGTGCCAGCTGGATAGATTATAACGGAGACGGCAGATTAGACCTTTTCTGGGATAGGAATACTTCTATCTATCAAGGGTTACCTGGAAATGTTTTTGTTGACATTACAAATATCATTACAAGCCAGGGAAGCGCCTATGGAAATACCTGGGCTGACTATGATAACGACGGGGATCTGGATTGCTTTATCTCCGGTGCCTTCAGTACCGGAAGTTTTTTGTATAGAAACGACGGGGGTATTTTTACAAAGATCACTTCCGATAGTATTGGTAACCCGCTTTTCAATAAGGCATGGGGATGTGCCTGGGGAGACTACAATAATGATGGTTATGTTGACCTTGTACTTGCTGCGGCATATCAATTCGGTGGCATTCTAAATCCAAACCGGCTTTATCTAAATAATGGTGATGGTACTTTCACATTTATTGATACTACACAAATTACGGATTCTCTTGATGCCTTTACAGTTCCCACATGGAATGATTATGATCTTGATGGGGATATAGATTTATTTATAGGTAGCGGTCCCGCAAACGGTATTGGTGCAAGGGATTACATATTTCATAATTATCTGAAGGAAACCGGAACGGCATATTTTAGCAGAATAGACACCGGTAGTATGGGTACCGATATTGTTGATGGACAGGTATGGAACTGGATAGATTACGATAATGATGGAGATCTGGACGGATTTCTTACGAATTATAGCAATAACATAAATAATAAACTATACCGGAACGAGGGTAATTATTACTTCAAAAGCATGACACAAGCAGAGGTGGGTACTATTGTATCCGATGCGGGTGCCTACCTTTCTAATATTTGGCAGGATTTTGATAATGATGGTGACCTGGATTGTATTGTCACTCGAGATAATGGTCAAAGATGCTATTATTATAATAATAATAATGACGGCACCTTTACTCGTGTTGACACAAATGCAATTACAACCTCGACAGGAAATAATTTCGGAGCAACAGCCGGGGATTATGATAAAGACGGAGATATGGATGTCTTTGTGATCGGTCCAAATACGACGAAAGGTTTATTCCGAAACGATAACTCTAATGGCAATAACTGGGTGAGTGTTACATGTAAAGGGGTTGGAGGAGCTAATGGATCTAATACATCTGCTATAGGAACAATTGTTCGCTTAAAAGCAACAATAAATGGAACACCGATATGGCAGATTAGACAGGTATTAGCCCAAAATTCCTTTAATTGCCAGAATGCGTTCGATGCACATTTTGGACTTGGAAATGCCACCGTGATAGATTCAATTGAGATACGCTGGACAAGAGGTATCGTAGATGTTTATACTAATGTTCCGATTAATTCATTTTACAATGCAATAGAAGGACAGTCGCTTGATCCTGTGAGTGTTCATAGTATAAGTTCATCTATTCCGGAGAGTTTTAATCTCTATCAGAACTATCCTAACCCATTTAATCCTTCAACAAATATTAAGTTTGATATAAAGTCAGCCGGATTAGTAACAATAAAAATATACGATATGCTCGGAAGGGAAGTCGTTCAACTTGTGAATGACATTCTTCAGCCCGGAGTTAAGCAGGTTGATTGGGACGGAAAAGATAAAAACGGTGTGGTTGTTTCATCCGGTGTGTATTTTTATAAAATGACAGCGAATGGGTTTACCGATTCTAAACGAATGGTTCTAGTTAAATAG